The genomic interval TATTACACGTAGCCTTTTTCTTTTAAGCTCACAAATTTTTGTTCACCAATAATGAGATGATCCAAAAGTTCTATTCCTAATACCTTACCACATTCAATAAGTCGTTTCGTTACTTCAATGTCCTCTCTGCTTGGTGTTGGGTCACCTGAAGGGTGATTATGGATACAAATGAGAGATGCCGCAGAGCGTTTAAATGCTTCTTTAAAAACTTCGCGAGGGTGAACAATTGAGGCATTTAGACTACCTATGAACACTGTTTGTTTATGCAGCACTTGATTTTTTGTGTTTAAATATAAGCAAACAAAATGTTCCTGACTTAAAAAGCGCATTTCCTCCATTACATAGTTTGCTCCATCCTGTGGAGAGCGAATAACATAACGATCATCATATGTTAGGCGATTTATCCTTCTGCCCAGCTCAAGTGCCGCTAAAATTTGTACGGCCTTTGCTTTTCCTATTCCTGAGATCGTAGTTATCTCCTCTACAGATGCACTCTTTAACATTCTTAATCCTTCAAAATGTTTTAACAATTTTTGAGAGAGCTCTAAAACCGATACTTTTTTCGTCCCTGTTCTTAACAATATTGCTAAAAGCTCTTGATTTGATAATTTATCAGGACCTTCATTTAATAAGCGTTCTCTCGGACGCTCATCTTCTGGGAAATCGCGGATTTTAAACGTTGTTAGATCCATAAATCCTCCTCCGCTTCCCTTTCTGCTCAGTTTGTCATTTTGTTTACGTGTATTTATATCATGAACTTTCTTTGCCGTTTTATCCACTGAAAACGGCACTGTCTACTGAAAACAATTAATTTGCACCTTTTTGAATTTACCATTTTTACGAGCGTTTAAACCCCATCATTAACAACTCTCGATTTGTTTTTGCTACCGGAAGCCCTACAACCGCATAGTAATCGCCATGAATTTTTTTAACAAATAAAGAACCGTACCCTTGAATCCCATAAGATCCGGCTTTGTCCAGCGGTTCACCTGTCGCGATATAATCTTTGATTTCCTTTTCTGAGAGAGGAAAAAACGTTACACTCGTCATTTCATAAAAGGTACGAATATGTTCTCCATGAATAATCGATACACCCGTGTACACTTCATGTGTTTGGTTAGATAACATTTGGAGCATTTGCATTGCTTCATTTTCATCTTTAGGCTTTCCTAACATACGACCTTTAAAGACAACTAATGTATCTGAACCAATTACATATGAACCTTGATTTGATTTCGCTACACTTTCCGCTTTTTGATAGGCTAACGATTGAACCATATCTGCTGGGTGAAGCTGGTCATCAACGTGTTCTTCGATTGCACTCACAATTACCTCAAAAGGAATTTGAAGCAGTTC from Metabacillus sediminilitoris carries:
- a CDS encoding Maf family protein produces the protein MNSHLILASASPRRKELLELLQIPFEVIVSAIEEHVDDQLHPADMVQSLAYQKAESVAKSNQGSYVIGSDTLVVFKGRMLGKPKDENEAMQMLQMLSNQTHEVYTGVSIIHGEHIRTFYEMTSVTFFPLSEKEIKDYIATGEPLDKAGSYGIQGYGSLFVKKIHGDYYAVVGLPVAKTNRELLMMGFKRS
- the radC gene encoding RadC family protein, which encodes MDLTTFKIRDFPEDERPRERLLNEGPDKLSNQELLAILLRTGTKKVSVLELSQKLLKHFEGLRMLKSASVEEITTISGIGKAKAVQILAALELGRRINRLTYDDRYVIRSPQDGANYVMEEMRFLSQEHFVCLYLNTKNQVLHKQTVFIGSLNASIVHPREVFKEAFKRSAASLICIHNHPSGDPTPSREDIEVTKRLIECGKVLGIELLDHLIIGEQKFVSLKEKGYV